From one Nitrosococcus halophilus Nc 4 genomic stretch:
- the ttcA gene encoding tRNA 2-thiocytidine(32) synthetase TtcA — protein MNEQSPKAQYNANKLQKRLRRLVGQAIEDFNMIEAKDRVMVCLSGGKDSYALLDILLNLQKHAPVDFELIAVNLDQKQPGFPEHILPQYLESLGVPYQIVERDTYSVVKRVIPEGKTTCSLCSRLRRGILYGTAEELGATKIALGHHRDDILETLFLNMFHGGTLKGMPPKLLSDDGKHIVIRPLAYCREKDLEVYAKIKAFPIIPCNLCGSQANLQRQAIKEMMKTWDRQFPGRLETMFRALQNVKPSHLADSTLYDFKGLRKQGTPFPEGDKAFDEEIFLESQEKSLSFNRGRAQALKIK, from the coding sequence ACGCGAACAAACTCCAGAAGAGATTGCGCCGCCTCGTAGGCCAAGCTATCGAGGATTTCAATATGATTGAGGCTAAAGATCGGGTGATGGTCTGTCTATCGGGAGGCAAGGATAGCTACGCCCTACTCGACATACTCCTCAATCTACAGAAACATGCGCCGGTGGATTTCGAGTTAATTGCCGTTAATCTTGACCAAAAGCAACCGGGTTTCCCAGAGCATATCCTCCCTCAATACTTAGAGTCCTTAGGCGTACCTTACCAAATTGTGGAGCGGGATACCTACAGCGTAGTCAAACGGGTCATTCCCGAGGGAAAAACCACCTGTTCCCTATGCTCGCGCCTGCGACGGGGCATCCTATACGGAACCGCCGAAGAACTGGGGGCAACCAAAATCGCTCTAGGCCATCACCGAGATGACATCCTCGAAACCCTTTTTCTCAATATGTTCCATGGCGGGACTCTCAAAGGCATGCCACCGAAATTGCTCAGCGATGATGGGAAACATATCGTGATCCGCCCTTTAGCTTACTGCCGGGAAAAAGATCTGGAGGTCTACGCTAAAATTAAAGCCTTCCCTATTATCCCTTGTAACCTCTGTGGCTCTCAGGCAAACCTCCAACGCCAAGCTATCAAGGAAATGATGAAAACCTGGGACAGACAATTTCCCGGGCGCCTTGAGACCATGTTCCGGGCTCTACAGAATGTCAAACCTTCCCATTTGGCCGATTCTACTCTTTATGACTTTAAAGGACTTCGGAAACAAGGGACCCCCTTTCCAGAGGGCGATAAAGCTTTTGATGAAGAAATTTTTTTAGAATCTCAAGAAAAATCGCTGTCGTTTAACAGGGGCAGAGCACAAGCATTAAAAATCAAATAA